In Xiphophorus hellerii strain 12219 chromosome 13, Xiphophorus_hellerii-4.1, whole genome shotgun sequence, the following proteins share a genomic window:
- the LOC116731663 gene encoding gastrula zinc finger protein XlCGF8.2DB-like translates to MIHTGEKPFSCVNCGKSFGYKLALTNHMMIHTGEKPFSCVNCGKSFSQKRVLTQHMMIHTGEKPFSCVNCGKSFSRKQHLTGHMRTHTGEKPFSCVTCGKGFRHKSVLTQHMMIHTGEKPFSCVNCGKSFCQKQHLTHHMMIHTGEKPFSCVNCGKGFTHKHVLTHHMMIHTGEKPFSCVNCGKSFTQKHILTKHMMSHTGEKPFSCVTCGKSFIRKQHLTQHMMIHTGEKPFSCVTCGKSFCQKPGLTQHMMIHTGEKPF, encoded by the coding sequence atgattcacactggtgaaaagccgttttcatgtgtgaactgtggaaaaagttttggttataaactgGCTTTAACTAACcatatgatgattcacactggtgaaaagccgttttcatgtgtgaattgtggaaagagttttagtcaaaaacgtgttttaactcagcacatgatgattcacacaggtgaaaagccgttttcatgtgtgaactgtggaaaaagttttagtcgaaaacagcatttaactggacacatgagaactcatacaggtgaaaagccattttcatgtgtgacctgtgggaaAGGATTTAGGCATAAATcggttttaactcagcacatgatgattcacactggtgaaaagccgttttcatgtgtgaactgtggaaaaagtttttgtcaaaaacagcatttaactcatcacatgatgattcatactggtgaaaagcctttttcatgtgtgaactgtggaaaaggttttactcataaacatgttttaactcatcacatgatgattcatactggtgaaaagccgttttcatgtgtgaactgtggaaaaagttttactcaaaaacacattttaactaAGCATATGATGagtcacactggtgaaaagccgttttcatgtgtgacctgtggaaaaagttttattcgaaaacagcatttaactcagcacatgatgattcacactggtgaaaagccgttttcatgtgtgacctgtggaaaaagtttttgtcaaaaaccaggtttaactcagcacatgatgattcacactggtgaaaagccgttt